A single region of the Gephyromycinifex aptenodytis genome encodes:
- the gatA gene encoding Asp-tRNA(Asn)/Glu-tRNA(Gln) amidotransferase subunit GatA: protein MPPTLDTPEALTRASADDLAAALADGSITSVEATRAHLDRIAATEPAVHAYLAVDEAGALATAAEVDAARAAGQTLPALAGVPIAVKDVACTKGLVTTAGSRLLEGWIPPYDAGVVERLRAARLPILGKTNMDEFAMGSSTEHSAYGDTHNPWDLDTTPGGSGGGSAAALAAFSAPLAVGSDTGGSIRQPAAFTGTVGCKPTYGAVSRYGVIALASSLDQIGPCGRSVLDTALLHEVLAGHDPRDSTSLNAPVPAVVQAAGRADVSGMKVGVIRDLLGEGLAGQVRARFTESLEHLAAAGAEIVEVDCPSFAQAVAAYYLILPAEASSNLARYDAMRYGVRVEAESTERTMAASRAAGFGAEVKRRIILGTYALSSGYYDAWYGQAQKVRTLIARDFEAAFAQADVLVSPTAPTTAFRLGENNEDPLAMYLADITTIPANLAGLPGLSLPNGLAENGMPSGFQVYAPAMADDRLYSVGAALEARLHQEWGGSLLQQIPELNLAGQPSASTTTATTSEVTR, encoded by the coding sequence GTGCCCCCCACGCTCGACACCCCAGAGGCGCTCACCCGCGCGAGTGCAGACGATCTCGCCGCAGCGCTCGCCGACGGCTCGATCACCTCGGTCGAGGCGACCCGCGCCCACCTGGACCGCATCGCCGCGACCGAGCCCGCCGTGCACGCCTATCTCGCGGTCGATGAGGCGGGGGCGCTTGCTACCGCCGCCGAGGTCGACGCCGCGCGCGCCGCGGGGCAGACGCTGCCCGCGCTGGCCGGAGTGCCCATCGCGGTCAAGGACGTCGCGTGCACCAAAGGCCTGGTCACCACAGCCGGCTCGCGCCTCCTGGAAGGCTGGATCCCGCCCTACGACGCCGGTGTGGTCGAACGCCTGCGCGCGGCGCGCCTGCCGATCCTGGGCAAGACCAACATGGACGAGTTCGCGATGGGTTCCTCCACCGAGCACTCCGCCTACGGCGACACGCACAACCCGTGGGACCTCGACACGACCCCCGGCGGGTCCGGCGGCGGTTCGGCCGCAGCGTTGGCCGCGTTCTCCGCGCCCCTGGCCGTGGGCTCAGACACGGGTGGCTCCATCCGCCAGCCCGCGGCATTCACCGGAACGGTCGGCTGCAAGCCCACCTACGGCGCCGTCTCCCGCTACGGCGTGATCGCGCTGGCCAGCAGCCTGGACCAGATCGGCCCGTGCGGGCGAAGCGTGCTCGACACGGCGCTGCTGCATGAGGTGCTCGCCGGGCACGACCCGCGCGACTCCACTTCGCTGAACGCTCCCGTCCCGGCTGTTGTGCAGGCCGCGGGCCGCGCAGACGTCTCGGGCATGAAGGTCGGCGTCATCCGTGACCTGCTCGGTGAGGGCCTGGCGGGGCAGGTGCGCGCCCGGTTCACCGAATCGTTGGAACACCTCGCGGCGGCAGGGGCAGAGATCGTCGAGGTCGACTGCCCGAGCTTCGCCCAAGCCGTGGCCGCCTATTACCTCATCCTCCCGGCCGAGGCGAGCAGCAACCTCGCCCGCTACGACGCCATGCGTTACGGCGTGCGGGTCGAGGCCGAAAGCACCGAACGCACCATGGCCGCCAGCCGCGCCGCCGGGTTCGGCGCTGAGGTCAAACGCCGCATCATCCTCGGCACGTACGCGCTCTCCTCGGGCTACTACGACGCCTGGTACGGGCAGGCGCAGAAGGTGCGCACCCTCATCGCCCGCGACTTCGAAGCCGCGTTCGCCCAGGCCGATGTGCTGGTCTCGCCCACGGCGCCCACCACTGCGTTCCGCCTCGGGGAGAACAACGAGGACCCGTTGGCGATGTACCTGGCCGACATCACCACGATCCCGGCCAACCTTGCAGGCCTGCCCGGGCTCTCCTTGCCCAACGGCTTGGCGGAGAACGGGATGCCCAGCGGATTCCAGGTCTACGCCCCCGCCATGGCCGATGATCGGCTCTACAGCGTCGGCGCCGCGCTCGAAGCGCGCCTGCACCAGGAGTGGGGCGGCTCACTGCTGCAGCAGATCCCCGAGCTGAACCTGGCGGGGCAGCCATCAGCATCCACCACGACTGCGACCACGTCGGAGGTCACCCGATGA
- a CDS encoding alpha/beta hydrolase — MTRRAKDVAHAAGSVSGAVAGAVWRPFVHPWMLAEPGRVEHGVRQLDDHLPRIEAAFAAAGVADTGLPVLQAVRSVRDGLARLAASMQTDGVRLRHLLRTRPFDLRQIRSCAHALAAADGDCRAAMTQARAQLPGLGDLLAGSVWERPDLTPTEATRAGVGEVATADLPAVIARSPQLLASLTDPDDTAVPDWLAPALDDAGTQREAGMPLQSGARIEAVAPAGSGTASPAQLSASLEALDDDAAANRPAHEASLLRVDRVRRVCAAQNQESLTRAVLLFPRVMGNTDGVPLARRIHANRLLLRAELRRMGAADLAFVHQVQDERRRDAASVVRTLQGALLDAWLANEKITAIATFDSGRASARRGELRDLIALTQRLLHDQVNQGRGRRRHRQVVQFSPEGHVVELWGSIDEETEQVAVYVGGTGTTVRQFGWPTNIARALLRADPTGRTAVVTWMGAQFPAAIGTQSPFGRFARAAAAPLRDAVEGLAVPEQVPITVVGHSYGGTIVGAAEALGLRADRVVLAGVPGIGPGVRSVADYPDCDALGRRRHVTRYCLTAPGDLIRVWRKGNAALASAAAFRFAPVSAAASWVGERVLGADPMTLPGIIDLDPGMWEVDREDRRAGEILFGPRGHADTVEEGTTSFRRIVAVIQGRDPREITPLPVGPGRLPGHRSGAA, encoded by the coding sequence ATGACGCGGCGGGCCAAGGACGTGGCGCACGCGGCGGGGTCGGTCTCCGGTGCGGTCGCCGGCGCGGTGTGGCGCCCGTTCGTGCACCCGTGGATGCTCGCCGAGCCTGGGCGGGTGGAACACGGCGTCCGGCAACTGGATGACCATTTGCCTCGTATCGAGGCCGCGTTCGCCGCCGCTGGGGTGGCGGACACCGGCCTGCCTGTTCTCCAGGCGGTGCGAAGCGTGCGGGATGGGCTGGCGAGGCTCGCTGCGTCGATGCAGACCGACGGGGTCCGGTTGCGGCACCTGCTGCGCACCAGGCCTTTCGACCTGAGGCAGATCCGCTCGTGCGCGCATGCCCTGGCGGCTGCGGACGGCGACTGCCGCGCCGCGATGACTCAGGCCCGCGCCCAGCTACCGGGGTTGGGTGATCTGCTGGCCGGGTCGGTGTGGGAGCGCCCCGACCTCACCCCGACCGAGGCGACCCGCGCCGGAGTGGGCGAGGTGGCAACGGCGGATCTGCCTGCTGTCATTGCCCGCTCGCCCCAACTGCTGGCCAGCCTCACCGACCCGGACGACACCGCGGTGCCCGACTGGCTCGCCCCGGCGCTGGATGATGCCGGCACGCAGCGCGAGGCTGGCATGCCACTCCAATCTGGGGCGCGGATCGAGGCGGTGGCCCCCGCCGGTTCCGGTACAGCCAGCCCGGCGCAACTGTCGGCGAGCCTGGAAGCACTCGACGATGACGCGGCGGCGAACCGTCCCGCGCACGAGGCGTCTCTGCTGCGCGTGGATCGGGTGCGCCGCGTGTGCGCCGCGCAGAACCAGGAGAGTCTGACGCGGGCGGTTCTGCTGTTCCCGCGGGTCATGGGCAACACCGACGGGGTGCCGCTGGCGCGGCGTATCCACGCCAACCGTCTCCTGCTGCGCGCCGAGCTGCGCCGGATGGGCGCGGCCGACCTTGCCTTCGTTCATCAGGTCCAGGACGAACGCCGCCGGGACGCCGCCTCGGTGGTGCGTACGTTGCAGGGGGCCCTGCTCGATGCGTGGCTGGCCAACGAGAAGATCACCGCTATCGCCACGTTCGACTCCGGCCGGGCCAGCGCGCGCCGGGGTGAGCTGCGCGATCTCATTGCGCTGACTCAGCGGCTCTTGCACGACCAGGTCAACCAGGGTCGGGGGCGTCGAAGGCATCGGCAGGTGGTGCAGTTCAGTCCTGAAGGTCACGTCGTGGAGTTGTGGGGCTCGATCGACGAAGAGACCGAGCAGGTCGCGGTGTACGTCGGCGGAACCGGCACCACGGTGCGGCAGTTCGGTTGGCCCACGAACATTGCTCGGGCGTTGCTGCGCGCCGACCCGACCGGCCGCACCGCGGTGGTGACGTGGATGGGGGCGCAGTTCCCTGCCGCCATCGGCACCCAGTCCCCATTCGGGAGATTCGCCCGGGCCGCTGCCGCGCCGCTGCGAGATGCGGTCGAGGGGTTGGCCGTGCCGGAACAGGTACCGATCACCGTCGTGGGCCACTCCTATGGCGGCACCATCGTCGGCGCGGCCGAAGCGCTGGGGCTACGGGCTGATCGGGTGGTTCTGGCCGGGGTGCCCGGCATCGGGCCGGGCGTGCGCTCGGTAGCGGACTACCCCGACTGCGACGCGCTCGGCAGGCGGCGGCACGTCACCCGGTACTGCCTGACTGCACCGGGTGACCTGATCCGGGTGTGGCGCAAAGGTAACGCCGCGCTTGCTTCGGCCGCGGCGTTCCGGTTTGCGCCCGTCAGCGCGGCCGCCTCCTGGGTGGGGGAGCGCGTCCTCGGCGCCGACCCGATGACATTGCCCGGCATCATCGACCTGGACCCAGGGATGTGGGAGGTCGATCGTGAGGACCGCCGCGCGGGCGAGATCCTGTTCGGTCCGCGTGGCCACGCCGACACGGTCGAGGAGGGCACGACCTCCTTCCGCCGCATCGTCGCAGTGATCCAGGGCCGCGACCCACGCGAGATCACCCCGCTGCCGGTCGGGCCGGGTCGCCTACCAGGTCACCGGTCCGGAGCGGCGTGA
- a CDS encoding methionine synthase, whose product MSRATAIGSWPGDDMATTLRIVRDTYTDADEPGIPYLPELPGRGPGSDMIGRSAGLLVDLPVDLQPSGWRLVDHPGRDAERTAALLRRDLDDLAEVFDGYTGDLKVQVVGPWTLVSQLRVTRGERVAGDPGASRDVRQSLTEGIRRHLGEVARRVPGARLILQLDEPSLPSVLAGELSTSSGFGRVRALDPQDARTGLAEVIEAAKEQAALVVVHCCAPRVPLPLLRAAGADAMSLDCSLLSAAGWESVATSVEAGVALWAGVVATDHDETLPVKAAQVVEPLVRRWHELGLSTALLDDVILTPACGLAGSDPQRATAIHRLVSDAAKELTWQAREG is encoded by the coding sequence GTGAGCAGAGCAACGGCAATCGGGTCTTGGCCAGGCGATGACATGGCGACGACGCTGCGGATCGTGCGCGACACCTACACCGACGCAGACGAACCCGGCATCCCCTACCTGCCGGAACTGCCGGGCCGGGGCCCCGGTTCGGACATGATCGGCCGCAGCGCGGGCCTGCTCGTCGACCTGCCGGTAGACCTGCAGCCGTCCGGCTGGCGGTTGGTCGACCACCCGGGGCGGGACGCCGAGCGCACCGCTGCGCTGCTGCGCCGCGACCTGGACGACCTGGCAGAAGTCTTCGACGGCTACACCGGTGACCTGAAGGTCCAGGTGGTCGGGCCGTGGACGTTGGTCTCGCAACTGCGGGTCACCCGCGGCGAGCGTGTGGCCGGCGACCCGGGGGCGAGCCGAGACGTTCGACAGTCGCTCACGGAGGGGATCCGTCGCCATCTGGGCGAGGTCGCCCGCCGGGTGCCCGGTGCCCGCCTGATTCTGCAATTGGACGAGCCGTCGCTGCCCTCGGTGTTGGCCGGGGAGTTGAGCACCTCCTCGGGGTTCGGGCGGGTGCGCGCGCTCGATCCGCAGGATGCGCGTACCGGGCTCGCGGAGGTTATCGAGGCGGCCAAGGAACAGGCTGCGCTGGTGGTGGTGCATTGCTGCGCGCCACGGGTGCCGCTGCCGCTGCTGCGAGCTGCCGGTGCGGACGCGATGTCGCTGGACTGCTCGCTGCTCAGCGCGGCCGGCTGGGAGTCCGTGGCGACCAGCGTCGAGGCCGGGGTGGCGTTGTGGGCAGGCGTCGTTGCGACTGACCACGACGAGACGCTGCCGGTGAAAGCGGCGCAGGTGGTCGAACCGTTGGTGCGCCGCTGGCATGAACTCGGTCTGAGCACCGCCTTGCTCGATGACGTCATCCTCACCCCGGCCTGCGGACTCGCCGGGTCCGACCCGCAGCGAGCCACCGCGATCCACCGCCTTGTCAGCGACGCGGCCAAGGAACTGACCTGGCAGGCGCGGGAGGGCTGA
- the gatC gene encoding Asp-tRNA(Asn)/Glu-tRNA(Gln) amidotransferase subunit GatC: MPRISRDQVDHLAMLARIDLTDAESEQLVGDLSVILDSLAQVREAAAEDVPAMSHPQPLVNVMRADEARPGLTAEQALAGAPAVEDDRFVVPRILTDD, encoded by the coding sequence ATGCCCCGGATCTCTCGTGACCAGGTCGACCATCTCGCGATGCTCGCGCGCATCGATCTCACCGACGCCGAGAGCGAGCAACTCGTCGGTGACCTGTCGGTGATTCTCGACTCGCTGGCCCAGGTGCGTGAGGCCGCTGCTGAGGACGTGCCAGCCATGTCGCACCCGCAGCCGCTGGTGAATGTCATGCGCGCCGATGAAGCCCGCCCAGGCCTCACCGCGGAGCAGGCGCTGGCCGGGGCGCCTGCCGTCGAAGACGACCGGTTCGTGGTGCCGCGCATCCTCACCGACGACTGA
- a CDS encoding acyl-CoA dehydrogenase family protein has translation MDFSFDPQTLELQERLRGFMESQVAPAEADFYQELDAFDADGQRWAWSATPTMQRLQAAAREQGLWNLFLPGEHGAGLTNVQYASLAEITGHQIHLAPPALNCAAPDTGNMEVLAEFGSPQQQERWLKPLLDGSIRSAFAMTEPDVASSDATNIETSIQRRGDRYVINGRKWWITGAMNPQCEIFIVMGKTDPQADRHRQQSMLLVPRDTPGLEVVRPLDVFGFDDREHGGHAELLFRDVEVPVENLIGAEGDGFGIAQARLGPGRIHHCMRAIGIGERALQLMCQRAASRVAFGSPLATRGMVQEWIAESRVRLEQLRLLTLKTAWLMDTAGNRAAHTEIQAIKIATPRTVEWIVDKAIQVHGAGGLSQDYPLAAAYAGVRSLRLADGPDEVHLTSMAKREIRRQTRD, from the coding sequence ATGGACTTTTCATTCGACCCGCAGACCCTCGAGCTCCAGGAACGGCTGCGCGGGTTCATGGAATCCCAGGTCGCGCCGGCCGAGGCTGACTTCTACCAAGAGCTGGACGCGTTCGACGCGGACGGGCAGCGCTGGGCTTGGAGCGCCACCCCGACCATGCAGCGTCTGCAGGCGGCCGCTCGCGAGCAGGGCTTGTGGAACTTGTTCCTGCCGGGCGAGCACGGCGCCGGGTTGACCAACGTGCAGTACGCCTCGCTAGCCGAGATCACCGGGCACCAGATCCACCTGGCCCCGCCGGCGCTGAACTGCGCCGCCCCCGACACCGGCAACATGGAGGTGCTGGCCGAGTTCGGCTCACCGCAACAGCAGGAACGCTGGCTGAAGCCGCTGCTGGACGGTTCGATCCGCTCGGCTTTCGCCATGACCGAACCGGACGTGGCCAGCAGCGACGCGACGAATATCGAGACCAGCATTCAGCGGCGCGGGGATCGCTATGTGATCAACGGTCGTAAGTGGTGGATCACCGGGGCGATGAACCCGCAGTGCGAGATCTTCATCGTCATGGGCAAGACCGACCCGCAAGCGGACCGACACCGTCAGCAGAGCATGTTGCTGGTTCCCCGGGACACCCCCGGCCTTGAGGTGGTGCGCCCGCTGGACGTCTTCGGTTTCGATGACCGGGAGCACGGCGGGCATGCCGAGCTGCTGTTCCGCGACGTTGAGGTGCCGGTGGAGAACCTCATCGGTGCCGAGGGCGACGGTTTCGGTATCGCACAGGCCCGGCTCGGCCCCGGCCGGATCCACCACTGCATGCGCGCGATCGGCATCGGTGAGCGGGCGCTGCAGCTGATGTGTCAGCGCGCCGCTTCACGGGTCGCCTTCGGTTCGCCGCTGGCCACCCGCGGTATGGTCCAGGAGTGGATCGCCGAATCCCGGGTGCGTCTGGAACAGTTGCGCCTGCTCACGCTGAAGACCGCCTGGCTGATGGACACGGCGGGTAACCGCGCCGCCCACACCGAGATTCAAGCGATCAAGATCGCTACCCCGCGCACGGTGGAGTGGATCGTCGACAAGGCAATCCAGGTGCATGGCGCCGGTGGCCTCAGCCAGGATTACCCGCTGGCTGCGGCCTACGCGGGGGTACGTTCGCTGCGTCTGGCCGACGGCCCCGACGAGGTTCACCTGACCTCGATGGCCAAGCGCGAGATCCGCCGCCAAACCCGCGACTGA
- the gatB gene encoding Asp-tRNA(Asn)/Glu-tRNA(Gln) amidotransferase subunit GatB encodes MSTTESRTYDDIEPLDLDAALEAYDPVMGLEVHVELSTNSKMFCSCSTEFGAAPNTHVCPVCLGLPGALPVVNAAAVDSAIRIGLALGCEVAPHSRFARKNYFYPDMTKNFQTSQYDEPIVHDGHLDIEIPTGVGDETETFRVEIERAHMEEDAGKLTHVGGATGRIQGAGHSLIDYNRAGIPLIEIVTKPIVGAGARAPQIARAYVAALREIMQALRVSDARMEQGSLRCDVNLSLRPRVGEASSAEQLAVPLGTRTETKNVNSLRSVEAAATFEIRRQAAVLAAGGSIIQETRHWHEDSGQTTSGRPKSDADDYRYFPEPDLVPVAPSLEHIEQLRATLPEPPAARRKRLQGEWGYSDLEMRDVLGSGALNLIADTVDAGASPAAAKKWWLGEIARRAKAEGVELTAFSIEPAHIAELDGLVHSGRLTDAMARQVLDGVLAGEGSPEAVADARGLQVVSDDGALSAAVEAVIARNEAIAQKVRGGKVAAAGALIGQVMKEMKGNADAAKVRALILERLGVED; translated from the coding sequence ATGAGCACCACCGAATCCAGGACCTATGACGACATCGAGCCGCTGGACCTCGACGCTGCGCTGGAGGCCTACGACCCGGTGATGGGTCTGGAAGTCCACGTCGAACTCTCGACGAACTCCAAGATGTTCTGCAGCTGTTCCACTGAGTTCGGTGCAGCGCCCAACACCCACGTCTGCCCGGTGTGCCTGGGCCTGCCTGGGGCGTTGCCGGTGGTCAACGCCGCGGCGGTCGACTCCGCCATCCGGATCGGTCTGGCGCTGGGGTGTGAGGTCGCACCGCACTCGCGGTTCGCCCGCAAGAACTACTTCTACCCAGACATGACCAAGAACTTTCAGACCAGCCAGTACGACGAGCCGATCGTGCATGACGGCCACCTGGACATCGAAATCCCCACGGGCGTGGGGGACGAGACCGAGACCTTCCGGGTTGAGATCGAGCGGGCCCACATGGAGGAAGACGCCGGCAAGCTCACGCACGTCGGTGGCGCCACCGGGCGCATCCAGGGGGCGGGGCACTCGCTGATCGACTACAACCGTGCCGGTATTCCCCTCATCGAGATCGTCACCAAGCCGATTGTCGGCGCGGGCGCTCGGGCCCCACAGATCGCCCGCGCCTATGTGGCGGCGCTGCGGGAGATCATGCAGGCACTGCGCGTCAGCGATGCCCGTATGGAGCAGGGCTCGCTGCGCTGCGATGTCAACCTCTCGTTGCGTCCTCGCGTTGGGGAAGCGAGCAGCGCCGAGCAGCTCGCGGTGCCGTTAGGCACCCGCACTGAGACCAAGAACGTCAACTCGTTGCGCAGCGTCGAGGCCGCGGCCACCTTCGAGATCCGTCGTCAAGCCGCCGTACTCGCTGCGGGCGGGAGCATCATCCAGGAGACGCGCCACTGGCACGAGGACTCCGGCCAGACCACCTCGGGTCGGCCCAAGTCTGACGCCGACGACTACCGCTACTTCCCTGAGCCTGACCTGGTCCCTGTCGCGCCGAGCCTGGAGCACATCGAGCAGTTGCGGGCCACGCTGCCCGAGCCGCCTGCCGCGCGCCGCAAGCGCCTGCAGGGGGAGTGGGGCTACTCCGACCTGGAGATGCGTGACGTGCTCGGCTCGGGGGCGCTGAACCTCATCGCCGACACCGTCGATGCGGGCGCCTCACCTGCCGCGGCAAAGAAGTGGTGGCTCGGAGAGATCGCCCGTCGCGCCAAGGCCGAGGGTGTCGAACTCACCGCGTTCAGCATCGAACCTGCGCATATCGCCGAGCTCGACGGTCTTGTGCACAGCGGCCGCCTCACTGACGCGATGGCCCGCCAGGTCCTGGACGGGGTGCTGGCAGGCGAAGGCTCCCCGGAGGCGGTAGCGGATGCGCGCGGCCTGCAGGTGGTCTCCGACGACGGTGCGCTCAGCGCGGCCGTCGAAGCCGTCATCGCCCGCAACGAGGCCATCGCGCAGAAGGTGCGCGGCGGCAAGGTGGCGGCAGCCGGTGCTCTGATCGGTCAGGTCATGAAGGAGATGAAGGGCAACGCGGACGCTGCAAAGGTTCGCGCGCTCATCCTGGAGCGTCTCGGCGTCGAAGATTGA
- the ligA gene encoding NAD-dependent DNA ligase LigA, whose protein sequence is MSPPGEPVAPQPSEENRRAWSELATQVREHQFAYYVNDSPTITDGEFDALLRQLQDLEERYPALRVPDSPTQKVGGDFSTAFTAVDHVERMLSLDNVFSHEEMAEWVQRVTNAASGAAIHFLTELKIDGLAVNLLYENGRLVRALTRGDGRTGEDVTHNVRTISGIPTKLKMPHDAHDDSTPSVPIPELVEVRGEIFFPREEFDTFNAAWVEAGNTPFANPRNAAAGSLRQKDPRVTASRPLRMLVHGIGARTGFDIERQSQAYDILRGWGLPTSSHNEVVTDLAGILARVDYFEQHRHSVEHELDGLVVKIDEISVQRQLGSTSRAPRWAIAYKYPPEEVTTRLLNIEVNVGRTGRVTPFGVMEPVKVAGSTVEMATLHNGFEVARKGVRIGDMVVLRKAGDVIPEILGPVLELRTGDEREFTMPTHCPSCGSVLAPAKEGDKDIRCPNSRSCPSQLRERVFGLASRGALDIEALGWEAAIALTDPEHNRPDWADEAGVPVQQPVLESEAGLFEISSDDLADVQVWRRPRRKGEVGEWEQQPFFFTKATAKAAAKPRATTELLFEELEKVKTRPLWRVLVALSIRHVGPTAARALATHFSTMEAIRAASVDELAAVEGVGAVIAESVIDWFAVDWHADIVARWAQAGMRMADERDESIERTLEGVTVVVTGSLAGFSRDEGKAAIIARGGRASGSVSKKTDFVVVGENAGSKADKAEALGVPMLDEAGFVALLAGGPTAVTPTEAGAENAAHSDSASTAGADDQAQADTEADGHAGEQE, encoded by the coding sequence ATGTCGCCCCCGGGCGAGCCGGTTGCGCCCCAACCGAGCGAAGAGAACCGCCGTGCCTGGTCGGAGCTGGCCACCCAGGTTCGGGAGCACCAATTCGCTTACTACGTGAACGATTCCCCCACCATCACCGATGGGGAATTCGACGCCCTGCTGCGGCAGCTGCAGGACTTGGAGGAGCGCTACCCGGCGCTGCGGGTACCGGACAGCCCCACCCAGAAAGTCGGCGGCGACTTCTCCACCGCGTTCACCGCGGTGGATCACGTGGAACGCATGCTCAGCCTGGACAACGTCTTCTCACACGAGGAGATGGCCGAATGGGTGCAGCGGGTCACCAACGCTGCCTCGGGAGCCGCTATCCACTTCCTCACCGAGCTCAAGATCGACGGACTGGCCGTCAACCTGCTGTACGAGAACGGTCGGCTGGTTCGAGCCCTGACCCGTGGCGATGGCCGCACCGGTGAGGACGTCACCCATAACGTGCGCACCATCAGCGGTATCCCCACCAAATTGAAGATGCCTCACGACGCCCACGACGACTCCACCCCGAGCGTGCCGATCCCGGAGCTGGTGGAGGTGCGCGGTGAGATCTTCTTCCCCCGCGAAGAGTTCGACACCTTCAACGCGGCGTGGGTCGAGGCGGGCAACACCCCGTTTGCGAACCCGCGCAACGCGGCCGCCGGATCGCTGCGGCAGAAGGACCCGCGGGTCACTGCTTCCCGGCCGCTACGGATGCTCGTGCACGGCATCGGCGCCCGCACCGGCTTCGACATCGAGCGTCAAAGCCAGGCCTACGACATCCTGCGCGGTTGGGGATTGCCCACCTCAAGCCACAACGAGGTCGTCACCGACCTGGCGGGGATTCTGGCGCGCGTCGACTACTTCGAGCAGCACCGACACAGCGTCGAACATGAACTGGACGGCCTGGTCGTCAAGATCGACGAGATCTCGGTGCAGCGCCAACTGGGTTCCACCTCGCGGGCCCCTCGCTGGGCGATCGCCTACAAGTACCCGCCCGAAGAGGTGACCACGCGGTTGCTGAACATCGAGGTCAACGTAGGGCGCACCGGGCGGGTCACCCCGTTCGGGGTGATGGAGCCGGTGAAGGTCGCCGGGTCCACGGTCGAGATGGCCACCCTGCACAACGGTTTCGAGGTCGCCCGTAAGGGCGTGCGCATCGGGGACATGGTGGTGCTGCGCAAGGCCGGCGATGTCATCCCCGAGATCCTCGGCCCCGTGCTCGAGTTGCGTACCGGCGACGAACGCGAGTTCACGATGCCCACACACTGCCCTTCCTGCGGCAGCGTGCTGGCCCCGGCCAAGGAGGGCGACAAGGACATTCGCTGCCCCAACTCGCGCTCCTGCCCGAGCCAACTGCGCGAGCGGGTCTTCGGGTTGGCCTCCCGGGGCGCGCTGGACATCGAGGCCTTGGGTTGGGAGGCGGCCATCGCGCTCACCGACCCCGAGCACAACCGGCCCGACTGGGCTGATGAGGCCGGGGTGCCGGTGCAGCAGCCGGTGCTGGAAAGTGAGGCGGGGCTGTTCGAGATCAGCAGCGACGACCTGGCCGACGTGCAGGTTTGGCGTCGCCCCCGACGCAAGGGGGAAGTGGGGGAGTGGGAACAGCAACCGTTCTTCTTCACCAAGGCCACCGCCAAGGCTGCGGCCAAGCCGCGCGCCACCACCGAGCTGCTGTTCGAGGAATTGGAGAAGGTCAAGACGCGGCCGCTGTGGCGGGTGCTCGTGGCGTTGTCGATCCGCCACGTCGGGCCGACCGCGGCACGCGCGCTGGCAACCCACTTCTCAACGATGGAGGCGATCCGTGCCGCGAGCGTGGACGAGCTCGCTGCGGTGGAGGGCGTAGGCGCTGTCATCGCCGAGTCGGTCATCGACTGGTTCGCCGTGGATTGGCACGCCGACATCGTGGCGCGCTGGGCGCAGGCCGGAATGCGGATGGCAGACGAGCGCGACGAGTCCATCGAGCGGACGTTGGAAGGCGTGACGGTGGTCGTGACCGGTTCCCTCGCGGGTTTCTCCCGGGATGAGGGCAAGGCCGCGATCATCGCTCGCGGGGGTCGCGCGTCGGGCTCGGTGAGTAAGAAGACCGACTTCGTCGTCGTGGGCGAGAACGCCGGGAGCAAGGCCGACAAGGCCGAGGCGTTGGGCGTTCCGATGCTCGACGAGGCGGGGTTCGTCGCCCTGCTGGCCGGTGGACCGACGGCCGTGACTCCCACCGAGGCTGGTGCCGAGAACGCCGCCCACAGCGATAGCGCAAGCACAGCCGGCGCGGACGACCAGGCCCAGGCCGACACCGAGGCCGACGGCCACGCCGGGGAGCAGGAATGA
- a CDS encoding DedA family protein, producing MLPDVFDGWPFWLIFTFLFFGGMARGQCIYWAARIVTERSLRRVRPRTGWGARVAEWLDGAGVDAGAQTIRRWGIAAIPLCYLTVGLQTLVMAAAGVLRINAGAFALAQVPGALAWAAIYSTIGWAVWEAALIAAAGSPWGLVALLGVAALLALLLWRRRRARRCEQPGAIGD from the coding sequence GTGTTGCCAGACGTCTTCGACGGGTGGCCCTTCTGGCTGATTTTCACCTTCCTGTTCTTCGGAGGCATGGCCCGCGGCCAATGCATCTATTGGGCCGCGCGCATCGTCACCGAACGATCCTTGCGGCGAGTCCGACCGCGCACCGGTTGGGGAGCCCGGGTCGCTGAATGGCTCGACGGCGCCGGCGTGGATGCCGGGGCGCAGACCATCCGCCGCTGGGGTATCGCCGCGATCCCGCTCTGCTACCTGACCGTCGGGCTACAGACCCTGGTCATGGCCGCCGCCGGAGTGTTGCGGATCAACGCCGGGGCCTTCGCTTTGGCCCAGGTGCCCGGCGCACTCGCTTGGGCGGCGATCTACTCCACCATCGGGTGGGCGGTGTGGGAGGCCGCACTGATCGCCGCAGCCGGTTCACCCTGGGGGTTGGTGGCTCTACTCGGCGTTGCGGCGCTGCTTGCCCTGCTGCTGTGGCGGCGACGACGCGCCCGACGCTGCGAACAGCCCGGCGCGATCGGCGACTAG